The Pirellulales bacterium genome includes a region encoding these proteins:
- a CDS encoding cation diffusion facilitator family transporter: MNSTTQQTAAPHRHSHAGHAHDHRDAGTRRLAATLALVLVYMVAEIVGGWLSNSLALLADAGHMFSDAAALALSLFAAWIARRPPTAQHSYGYYRAEILAALANGALLGAISLVVIFEAWHRLWQPAEVRGPLMMAVAFGGLVVNLIGLGLLNAHRDSNINVRGAWLHVLADLLGSVAALGGGLLIWLRGWSWADPVASVVISLLIIYSSWGLLKEAIAILMEGTPGHVDLDEVRTCIAGITGIQDVHDLHVWTITSGMEALSGHVVVADCGAAPRLLAELRKCLHDRFGIDHMTIQVEPPDFDECRTRC, encoded by the coding sequence GTGAATTCAACCACCCAGCAAACGGCCGCGCCGCACCGTCACTCGCACGCGGGGCACGCGCATGATCATCGTGACGCGGGCACGCGGCGCTTGGCCGCCACGCTGGCTCTGGTGCTCGTGTATATGGTGGCCGAAATCGTCGGCGGCTGGCTGAGTAACTCGCTGGCGCTCTTGGCCGACGCGGGGCATATGTTTTCCGATGCCGCCGCGCTCGCCTTGAGCCTGTTTGCGGCGTGGATTGCCCGGCGGCCTCCCACGGCGCAGCATTCCTATGGTTATTATCGCGCCGAGATTCTGGCGGCGCTCGCCAACGGGGCGCTGTTGGGCGCGATTTCGCTGGTGGTCATTTTCGAAGCCTGGCACCGTTTGTGGCAGCCGGCCGAGGTGCGCGGACCGCTGATGATGGCCGTGGCCTTCGGCGGGTTGGTGGTGAACTTGATCGGCCTAGGATTACTGAATGCCCACCGCGATTCCAACATCAACGTGCGCGGCGCTTGGCTGCACGTCTTGGCCGATCTGCTGGGAAGTGTGGCTGCGCTTGGCGGTGGTTTGCTGATCTGGCTGCGCGGCTGGTCCTGGGCCGACCCTGTGGCGTCGGTCGTGATCTCGCTGTTGATCATCTACTCGTCGTGGGGCCTCTTGAAAGAAGCTATCGCCATTCTCATGGAAGGGACGCCCGGCCACGTCGATCTGGACGAAGTCCGCACTTGCATCGCCGGCATTACGGGCATTCAGGACGTACACGATCTGCACGTGTGGACCATTACCAGCGGCATGGAAGCGCTGTCGGGGCACGTCGTGGTGGCCGATTGCGGCGCTGCACCCCGACTGCTGGCCGAATTGCGCAAGTGCCTGCACGACCGCTTCGGCATCGATCACATGACGATCCAGGTCGAGCCGCCCGACTTCGACGAGTGCCGCACGCGCTGCTAA
- a CDS encoding c-type cytochrome domain-containing protein has product MHSNTGKLVRGLIVALAVFAAARASRADDAPAAQPAAAQNGQPQQAGEPDFHAHIAPLFKKYCLGCHNGDDAEHGLVLETHESLLKGGQGGAAIVPGKSDSSRLLLMLDGRAKPVMPPEGNEGPTKDEIALVKAWIDAGAKGPSGAAPDPTLLVTPKVKVHGTPRQQINAVAISPDGKLAALAGYADVRLIGVESRAGVRKLTGHRGNVTDVEFSKDGARLLTAAGEAGVFGEAIIWNVADGAVLLKIVGHRDSLYAATLSPDGKVIATGSYDQQIKLWDAASGELVRTIVGHNGAVFDLAFSPNGRLLASASADRSVKLWEVSTGERLDTFGQPLKELYTVAFSPDGKYVVAGGVDNRIRVWQISDSAKEGTNPLVHTRFAHEGAIVKLAFSPDGRWLASAAEDRTLKLWDATQYLEKREFEAQPDWAGALAIAADNKTLLAGRLDGSVAYYDVTTGERVPLPKPEITTLEPRGVERGTATRVKIVGKNLLEARAVKLDRGQFTATIVPTDAELSRSDELLVDIVPAADTPRGKYQLSVTTSGGDSGQLPIEVDNLPQRVEVEPNAAVATIAPVSLPTCVWGNLAAMGDVDHVTFDARAGQTIVVDLEAKRLGSKLNGLLSIVDPAGRVVASSNDFNDDADPFLAYRIPADGRYAVRVRDLALAGSDKHFYRVALGEIPYVTAAFPLSVATGAERDVHLVGYNLPANASVKIAAEKPGEQEVMLDANQFRSRGGLKVLVSDLAETVENEPNDRPEQATSLAVPGAAGGRIGVASDTGAADVDLYRFEARKGQTWLVEVEAARRKSPLDAKLEVLDVQGQPVPRLLLQAVRDSYLEFRPIDSIAPGMRVKSWEEMELNEYIYLQGEVCKVFRMPQGPDSEIQMYTSAGKRRGYFDTSARAHPLDESIYTVVPHPIGAKLVSTGLPVFQINYENDDDGDRKLGRDSRLAFTAPADGTYLARVSDVRGLGDEMFAYRLVVRQPRPDFAVRTNERDITVPAGSGQRLTFVADRSDGFDGEILIEATGLPAGFSLSTPTVIQAGHNEARAVVNATPDAAKPTDEALAGVKITAKAKIDGAWVEKSLAAPKLAPAAKPKLIVHLEPAELTIAPGTTITALLKVERNGFDELATFDVDNLPHGVIVDNIGLNGVLIRAGETERQIFLTAAKWVPDTSRRIHAVANAAGIQASRPITLSVRRPAAVANAGGEE; this is encoded by the coding sequence ATGCACTCGAATACTGGAAAACTCGTTCGCGGACTGATCGTCGCGCTCGCGGTGTTCGCCGCGGCCCGTGCTTCGCGCGCGGACGACGCGCCGGCCGCTCAGCCCGCCGCGGCTCAAAACGGTCAGCCACAACAGGCAGGCGAGCCGGACTTCCATGCCCACATCGCGCCGCTGTTCAAGAAGTACTGTCTCGGTTGCCACAACGGTGACGACGCCGAACACGGCCTGGTGCTGGAAACGCACGAGAGCCTTCTAAAGGGCGGCCAAGGGGGCGCGGCCATCGTGCCCGGCAAGAGTGATTCCAGCCGGCTGCTCTTGATGCTCGACGGACGCGCGAAGCCGGTCATGCCTCCGGAAGGAAACGAAGGGCCGACGAAGGATGAGATCGCACTCGTGAAGGCGTGGATCGACGCCGGGGCCAAGGGGCCCAGCGGCGCCGCGCCGGACCCGACGCTACTGGTAACCCCCAAGGTCAAGGTACACGGCACACCGCGCCAACAGATCAATGCCGTGGCGATCTCGCCCGACGGCAAGCTGGCGGCCTTGGCCGGCTACGCGGACGTTCGCTTGATCGGGGTCGAAAGCCGCGCCGGCGTTCGCAAGCTGACCGGCCACCGCGGCAACGTGACCGACGTCGAGTTCTCCAAGGACGGCGCCCGCCTGCTCACCGCCGCCGGCGAGGCCGGAGTCTTCGGCGAGGCCATCATTTGGAATGTCGCCGATGGCGCTGTGTTGCTGAAGATCGTCGGCCATCGCGACAGCCTTTACGCCGCCACGCTCAGCCCTGATGGCAAGGTGATCGCCACCGGCAGCTACGACCAGCAGATCAAACTTTGGGACGCCGCCAGTGGCGAGCTGGTGCGCACGATCGTCGGGCACAACGGCGCCGTTTTCGATCTTGCCTTCAGTCCCAATGGCCGCTTGCTCGCCAGTGCCAGCGCCGATCGGTCGGTGAAACTATGGGAAGTATCGACCGGCGAGCGGCTCGACACGTTCGGGCAGCCGCTCAAAGAACTGTACACCGTGGCGTTTTCGCCGGATGGCAAGTATGTCGTGGCCGGCGGAGTCGACAACCGCATTCGCGTGTGGCAGATCAGCGATTCGGCGAAAGAGGGTACGAACCCGCTCGTTCATACCCGTTTCGCTCACGAGGGTGCGATCGTCAAGCTGGCGTTTTCGCCCGACGGCCGGTGGCTCGCGAGCGCTGCCGAAGATCGCACGCTGAAATTGTGGGATGCCACGCAATACCTGGAGAAACGAGAGTTCGAGGCGCAGCCCGACTGGGCTGGCGCCCTGGCCATCGCGGCCGACAACAAGACACTCTTGGCCGGCCGTTTGGATGGCAGCGTAGCCTACTACGACGTGACCACGGGCGAGCGCGTGCCGCTGCCGAAACCCGAGATTACCACGCTCGAGCCGCGCGGGGTCGAGCGTGGCACTGCAACCCGCGTTAAGATCGTCGGCAAAAATCTGTTGGAAGCGCGTGCGGTGAAGCTCGATCGCGGCCAGTTCACGGCCACGATCGTTCCAACCGATGCCGAGCTGTCGCGCAGTGACGAATTGTTGGTCGACATCGTGCCGGCCGCCGACACGCCGCGCGGCAAATATCAACTGTCCGTCACGACCAGCGGCGGCGACAGCGGACAATTGCCGATCGAGGTCGATAACCTGCCGCAGCGTGTTGAAGTCGAGCCGAATGCGGCGGTGGCCACGATCGCGCCTGTCTCGCTCCCCACCTGTGTCTGGGGAAATCTCGCCGCGATGGGAGACGTCGATCACGTGACCTTCGACGCTCGGGCCGGGCAGACGATTGTCGTCGACCTCGAAGCCAAACGCCTGGGTTCGAAACTTAATGGCCTGTTGTCGATCGTCGATCCGGCCGGACGCGTGGTGGCCTCGAGCAATGATTTCAACGACGATGCCGACCCGTTCCTGGCCTACAGGATTCCGGCCGACGGGCGCTACGCAGTGCGCGTGCGCGATCTGGCGCTGGCCGGCTCGGACAAACACTTTTATCGGGTGGCGCTCGGCGAGATTCCGTACGTCACGGCTGCCTTCCCGTTGAGCGTAGCCACCGGAGCTGAGCGCGACGTACACCTGGTCGGCTACAACTTGCCGGCCAACGCAAGCGTGAAGATCGCGGCCGAGAAGCCCGGTGAACAGGAGGTGATGCTCGACGCGAATCAGTTCCGCAGCCGCGGCGGGCTGAAGGTCTTGGTCTCCGACCTGGCCGAGACGGTCGAGAACGAACCCAACGACCGGCCCGAGCAGGCCACGTCGCTGGCGGTACCGGGCGCGGCAGGTGGGCGCATCGGAGTTGCGAGCGACACAGGCGCGGCCGACGTCGATCTGTATCGCTTCGAAGCGCGCAAAGGTCAGACGTGGCTCGTCGAGGTCGAAGCCGCCCGCCGCAAAAGTCCGCTCGACGCAAAGCTGGAAGTGCTCGACGTGCAGGGTCAACCGGTGCCGCGCTTGCTGTTGCAGGCGGTGCGCGATTCGTACCTGGAATTTCGCCCGATCGATTCCATTGCCCCCGGCATGCGCGTTAAGAGCTGGGAGGAGATGGAGCTCAACGAGTACATCTACCTGCAAGGCGAAGTCTGCAAGGTCTTCCGCATGCCGCAGGGACCCGATTCCGAAATTCAGATGTATACCTCGGCTGGCAAGCGGCGCGGTTATTTCGACACTAGCGCCCGCGCGCACCCGCTCGACGAGAGCATTTACACGGTCGTGCCGCATCCGATCGGCGCGAAGTTGGTGTCGACCGGCTTGCCGGTGTTTCAGATCAACTACGAGAACGACGACGACGGCGATCGCAAGCTGGGGCGCGATTCGCGCCTGGCGTTCACTGCACCGGCCGACGGCACATACCTGGCGCGTGTCAGCGACGTGCGCGGACTGGGGGACGAGATGTTCGCCTACCGCCTGGTCGTGCGACAGCCGCGTCCCGATTTCGCCGTCCGCACGAACGAGCGCGATATCACCGTCCCGGCAGGAAGTGGACAGCGACTGACGTTCGTGGCCGACCGCAGCGATGGGTTCGACGGCGAGATTCTGATCGAGGCCACGGGGCTGCCGGCCGGCTTCAGCCTGTCGACGCCGACCGTGATTCAAGCCGGCCACAACGAGGCACGCGCCGTGGTCAACGCCACACCCGACGCCGCCAAGCCGACGGACGAAGCCCTGGCCGGCGTCAAGATCACGGCCAAGGCCAAGATCGATGGGGCCTGGGTCGAAAAGTCCCTCGCCGCGCCCAAGCTCGCCCCGGCCGCAAAGCCCAAGCTGATCGTGCATCTGGAGCCGGCCGAACTGACGATCGCGCCGGGCACGACAATCACGGCGCTTCTGAAAGTCGAACGCAACGGTTTCGACGAGTTGGCCACCTTCGACGTCGACAATTTGCCGCACGGCGTGATCGTCGACAACATCGGGCTCAACGGCGTTTTGATTCGCGCCGGCGAGACCGAGCGACAGATCTTTCTGACCGCGGCCAAGTGGGTGCCCGACACCAGCCGTCGCATTCACGCGGTGGCCAACGCCGCTGGCATTCAAGCCTCGCGCCCGATCACGCTCTCCGTCCGCCGCCCGGCCGCCGTGGCCAACGCCGGCGGTGAAGAGTAG
- a CDS encoding DUF1549 and DUF1553 domain-containing protein: protein MAATVKKTLWPRIRARLVLLAVGLASLLAGTQVVRAADAIAILPAEIALGGPEARQQIVVERTDNGQFFGQVAAGAQLTSSNPKVVSIEDGLLRPVANGEATITATVGGATAAAHVVVADMDKPFAWSFRNHVESVFSKTGCNSGACHGALAGKNGFKLSLRGYDPEGDFSTLTRQARGRRMVPTDPGRSLLLTKPSGAVPHKGGLRFSPDSLEYRVIAEWIASGAAPPQPSDARVDRLEILPRGVVLKPADKQQFLVRAYFTDGHQEDVTRWVKFSSANESVVQIDDAGLVTVMGHGEGVLTAWYASRVAVAAVSAPYEKPVAADVFASAPRRNFIDELALAKLASLNIPPSPPAADAEFLRRAFLDTIGVLPTIEEARAFLADTSADKRDKLIESLLARPEFVDYWAYKWSDLLLVNSEKLRTPALWSYYTWIRNQVEANTPWDEFARQIVTAKGGTLENGATNYYVLHGDPLDLAETTTVTFLGMSINCARCHNHPLEKWTNSQYFAFANLFARVRTKTMPGEGNLIVYPDASGELIQPLTGKPQRPAPLDGQSLENASTEDRRLALADWLVAPENPYFSRSITNRVWANFFGVGLVEKVDDMRLTNPASNEQLLAATAKYLVDNRYDLKALMRTILQSNTYQRASRPSAENAGDDRFYSHYYPRRLMAEVLLDAMSQVTGAATEFAGYPAGWRAMQLPDSNVASYFLKAFGRPERAVTCECERTAEPSVVQVLHIANGNSLNDKLQSPANAMSRLLAENTSDDKLLEGLYLAALSRYPTEAEKAKILPELAATSAADKRQAVEDMYWSVLSSTEFLFNH, encoded by the coding sequence ATGGCGGCAACGGTGAAGAAAACTCTATGGCCGCGCATCCGCGCGAGGTTAGTGCTGCTGGCTGTGGGGCTGGCGTCTCTGCTCGCCGGCACACAAGTCGTTCGCGCGGCCGACGCGATCGCCATTTTGCCCGCCGAGATTGCGCTTGGTGGACCGGAAGCGCGTCAGCAAATCGTCGTCGAGCGGACCGACAACGGACAATTCTTCGGCCAGGTTGCCGCAGGCGCGCAACTGACATCGAGCAACCCAAAGGTCGTCTCGATCGAGGATGGCCTGTTGCGTCCCGTGGCCAATGGCGAAGCCACGATCACGGCCACGGTCGGTGGCGCGACCGCGGCGGCGCACGTCGTGGTCGCCGACATGGACAAACCCTTTGCATGGAGCTTTCGCAATCACGTCGAATCGGTCTTCTCCAAGACCGGTTGTAACTCGGGCGCCTGTCACGGCGCCCTGGCCGGCAAGAACGGCTTCAAGCTGTCGCTGCGCGGCTACGACCCCGAGGGAGATTTCAGCACGCTCACGCGCCAGGCGCGCGGCCGGCGGATGGTTCCCACGGATCCGGGACGCAGCCTGCTGCTGACCAAGCCGTCGGGCGCGGTGCCGCATAAAGGGGGCTTGCGCTTCTCGCCCGACTCGCTCGAGTATCGCGTCATTGCCGAGTGGATCGCCTCGGGCGCGGCGCCGCCGCAGCCTTCCGACGCGCGCGTCGACCGGCTGGAGATTCTCCCGCGCGGCGTCGTGCTCAAGCCCGCCGACAAGCAACAGTTTCTCGTCCGCGCCTATTTCACCGACGGGCATCAAGAGGATGTCACGCGATGGGTGAAATTCTCGTCGGCCAACGAATCGGTGGTGCAGATCGACGATGCGGGTCTGGTGACCGTGATGGGACACGGCGAAGGCGTGCTCACCGCCTGGTACGCCAGCCGCGTGGCCGTGGCCGCGGTCAGCGCGCCTTACGAAAAGCCGGTCGCGGCCGACGTATTTGCGTCGGCGCCACGGCGGAACTTCATCGACGAGCTGGCACTCGCCAAGCTGGCCAGCCTGAATATTCCTCCCTCACCGCCAGCGGCGGACGCCGAGTTCTTGCGCCGCGCGTTTCTCGACACGATTGGCGTGCTCCCCACGATCGAGGAAGCGCGCGCCTTCTTGGCCGACACGTCGGCCGACAAGCGTGACAAGCTGATCGAATCGTTGCTCGCGCGGCCCGAGTTTGTCGACTACTGGGCCTATAAGTGGTCGGACCTGCTATTGGTCAACAGCGAGAAGCTGCGAACTCCCGCTTTGTGGTCTTACTACACCTGGATTCGCAACCAGGTCGAAGCCAACACGCCGTGGGACGAGTTCGCGCGGCAGATCGTGACAGCCAAGGGCGGCACGCTGGAAAACGGAGCCACGAACTACTACGTCCTGCACGGCGATCCGTTGGACCTGGCCGAAACAACAACCGTCACCTTCCTGGGCATGTCGATCAACTGTGCCCGCTGCCACAATCACCCGCTTGAGAAGTGGACCAATAGCCAGTATTTCGCCTTTGCCAATTTGTTCGCCCGGGTACGTACCAAGACCATGCCCGGCGAGGGGAACCTGATCGTCTATCCCGACGCGTCAGGCGAGTTGATTCAACCGCTGACGGGCAAGCCGCAGCGGCCCGCTCCGTTGGACGGGCAATCGCTCGAGAACGCCTCGACGGAAGATCGCCGCCTGGCCCTGGCCGATTGGCTCGTCGCGCCCGAGAACCCGTATTTCAGCCGGTCGATCACCAATCGGGTGTGGGCCAACTTCTTCGGCGTCGGCCTGGTGGAGAAAGTCGATGACATGCGGCTGACGAATCCGGCGAGCAACGAGCAACTGCTCGCCGCAACGGCCAAGTATCTCGTCGACAACCGCTATGACCTGAAAGCGCTCATGCGAACGATTTTGCAATCGAACACGTACCAGCGCGCCAGTCGCCCCTCGGCCGAGAACGCCGGCGACGATCGTTTCTACTCTCACTACTACCCGCGGCGCTTGATGGCCGAAGTGCTGCTGGACGCGATGTCGCAGGTCACGGGCGCGGCCACGGAGTTCGCCGGCTATCCGGCCGGTTGGCGGGCCATGCAGCTACCGGATTCGAACGTGGCGTCGTACTTTCTCAAGGCTTTTGGCCGCCCGGAGCGAGCCGTTACCTGTGAGTGTGAGCGGACGGCGGAGCCGAGCGTGGTGCAGGTGCTGCACATCGCCAATGGCAATTCACTGAACGACAAGTTGCAATCGCCGGCGAATGCGATGTCGCGCTTGCTGGCCGAGAATACCTCGGATGACAAGCTGCTCGAAGGTTTGTACCTGGCGGCCCTGTCGCGCTATCCCACCGAGGCCGAAAAGGCGAAGATCCTGCCCGAGCTAGCCGCGACTAGCGCCGCCGATAAGCGGCAAGCGGTCGAGGACATGTACTGGAGCGTGCTGAGCAGCACCGAGTTTCTGTTCAATCACTAG
- a CDS encoding glucose 1-dehydrogenase → MKLFDLSGRVALVTGGNGGIGLGMAKGLAAAGAKIVIAARDASKSETAVAELIASGAQAAAVAVDVADEASCHAMVRAAVEHFGRLDILVNNAGINIRKLPEDYTLAEWNQVMTINLTGAFTCSQAAYPEMCRAGGGKIINIGSMTSIFGIPFAPAYTASKGAIVQLSKSLGIAWAKDNIQVNAVLPGWIDTDLTRRGRQQITGLHERVLARTPAGRWGDPADFAGIAVFLGGPASDFITGAAITVDGGYSVNG, encoded by the coding sequence ATGAAATTGTTCGATCTGAGCGGGCGCGTCGCATTGGTCACGGGGGGCAACGGCGGTATTGGGCTGGGCATGGCCAAGGGCCTGGCCGCGGCGGGGGCGAAAATCGTTATTGCCGCACGCGACGCTTCCAAAAGTGAAACGGCCGTCGCCGAACTCATCGCGTCTGGGGCTCAGGCAGCGGCCGTCGCAGTCGACGTGGCGGACGAAGCGTCGTGTCACGCCATGGTGCGCGCCGCGGTCGAGCATTTCGGACGGCTCGATATCCTGGTAAACAACGCCGGCATCAATATTCGCAAGCTGCCCGAGGACTATACGCTCGCCGAATGGAACCAGGTGATGACGATCAACCTCACCGGCGCGTTCACTTGCTCGCAGGCGGCCTATCCCGAGATGTGCCGCGCCGGCGGCGGCAAGATCATCAACATCGGCTCGATGACGTCGATCTTCGGCATCCCCTTCGCGCCGGCCTACACGGCCAGCAAAGGGGCCATCGTGCAGTTGAGCAAGTCGCTCGGTATCGCTTGGGCCAAGGACAACATTCAGGTCAATGCGGTGCTGCCCGGCTGGATCGATACCGATCTCACGCGGCGCGGCCGGCAGCAGATCACGGGCTTGCACGAGCGGGTGCTGGCGCGAACGCCCGCCGGACGGTGGGGCGATCCGGCCGATTTCGCCGGCATCGCAGTGTTTCTCGGCGGGCCGGCGTCGGATTTCATCACCGGCGCCGCCATCACGGTCGACGGCGGCTACTCCGTCAATGGTTAA
- a CDS encoding MFS transporter, with amino-acid sequence MQQPTTEKTPAKAATGGGSYKWWVVGMLWFICFFNYADREVISVTFPLLKEQFNFSKTELGWIKSSFMIVYAVSAPFAGQVGDRVSRKLVILSGLYVWSAITGFTALCSRYWQFLFVRASEGLGETFYFPATMSLVSDYHGKKTRSRAMAFHQTGVYAGIIGGGAIGAWMGESYGWQTPFIFLGVAGVLLGFVLTAFIREPVRHAAELAEEETDLPKVQPRPVPIGDFLRYLLTTPTAIVLLIVFPSANFVAWGVLTWMPTYLHEEFGMSVTRAGITGTIYIQVASMCGAVSGGFLADFWRRFAVGGRVATQAAGLLIGAPAVYYCGVTNNADALNWAMIIFGFCKGVYDSNIWAAIYDVIPPARRGTIVGVANFVGWMAGAGGPVLVGLAVDKEWMTLGAAIAMMGTVYVVTGGATLLCALFLTPRDVRRAARIE; translated from the coding sequence GTGCAGCAACCCACGACTGAAAAAACGCCGGCCAAAGCGGCCACCGGCGGCGGCTCGTACAAGTGGTGGGTCGTGGGCATGCTGTGGTTCATCTGCTTCTTCAACTACGCCGATCGCGAAGTTATTTCGGTCACGTTCCCGCTGTTGAAGGAACAGTTCAACTTCTCGAAGACCGAGTTGGGCTGGATCAAGTCGTCGTTCATGATCGTGTACGCCGTCTCGGCCCCCTTCGCCGGCCAGGTCGGCGACCGCGTCAGCCGCAAACTCGTCATCCTCTCGGGCCTGTATGTGTGGAGCGCCATCACCGGCTTCACAGCTCTGTGCAGCCGGTACTGGCAGTTCCTCTTTGTACGCGCGTCGGAAGGGCTGGGCGAAACGTTTTACTTTCCCGCCACGATGTCGCTGGTCAGCGACTACCACGGCAAGAAGACGCGCTCGCGCGCCATGGCCTTTCACCAGACCGGCGTTTACGCCGGCATTATTGGCGGTGGCGCGATCGGCGCCTGGATGGGTGAGAGTTACGGCTGGCAGACGCCCTTCATATTCCTTGGTGTCGCCGGCGTGCTGTTGGGCTTTGTCCTCACGGCTTTTATTCGCGAGCCCGTGCGTCACGCGGCGGAACTCGCCGAGGAAGAGACGGATCTGCCGAAGGTCCAACCACGGCCCGTGCCGATTGGCGACTTTCTCCGTTACTTGCTGACGACCCCCACGGCGATCGTGCTGTTGATCGTTTTCCCGAGCGCGAACTTCGTGGCCTGGGGCGTGCTTACCTGGATGCCTACGTATTTGCACGAAGAATTCGGAATGTCCGTTACCCGCGCCGGGATCACCGGCACGATTTATATACAGGTTGCCAGCATGTGCGGGGCAGTCTCCGGAGGATTTCTGGCCGACTTCTGGCGGCGGTTCGCCGTCGGAGGGCGTGTGGCGACGCAGGCCGCTGGCTTGCTCATCGGCGCCCCGGCCGTTTATTACTGCGGCGTCACAAATAACGCCGACGCCTTGAACTGGGCGATGATCATCTTCGGGTTCTGCAAGGGAGTATACGATTCGAACATCTGGGCCGCGATTTACGACGTAATCCCTCCGGCTCGACGTGGAACGATCGTGGGCGTGGCGAATTTCGTCGGCTGGATGGCCGGGGCCGGCGGCCCGGTGCTCGTTGGTCTCGCGGTCGACAAGGAATGGATGACGCTCGGCGCCGCGATTGCCATGATGGGGACGGTCTACGTCGTGACCGGCGGAGCCACGCTCTTATGCGCGTTGTTCCTGACGCCTCGCGACGTCCGGCGGGCGGCCCGTATAGAATAA
- the asnB gene encoding asparagine synthase (glutamine-hydrolyzing) — protein sequence MCGIVAMFSRSGPVSVDALKRGVQTLHHRGPDGQRHWVAPHGRVALGHARLSIIDLAGGDQPIANEDERLHIVVNGEFYDYERIQRELVGRGHKLRTHSDSEIALHLYEDYGTKALQELRGEFAIVLWDEANGTLMAVRDRFGVKPLYYAQVGDTLYFASEAKALFAAGVPARWDHESFFQISHVYFDQDRSLFDGVRQVPPGCYLLATQQHTQIVRYWDFDYPRADESRPARSDAEYVEEMRSVLNEAVRIRLRADVPVGCYLSGGLDSCSLLGIAAAHRTDPIEAFTLCFDVDSYNEEFVAKEMAEHAHANFHPLPIKQTQLADNFSDAIWHSETLTANPHGVAKFLLSQMVRDHGFKVVLTGEGSDEILGGYAHFRRDMLLYNSAGQDPGEVQRLLAELAENNEVSRGVLLPSGEPLPMDSVRRTLGFVPSWLEVRSSNAVRYRRLLRPEFLAEFAERDPFRVFLNRFDVEGQLSGREPVNQSLYLWTKTMLANYLLNMLGDRMEMAHSIEGRVPFLDHKVVELVRDLPVSMKIRGMTEKYVLREAAKPYITSTVYQRQKHPFLAPPSGLEQTGRLSQLMQDTLRGPALQSQPFYEPAAVLGVLDRMPTLDDQKRSGASYLLTHVLSACVLQERYKL from the coding sequence ATGTGTGGTATCGTGGCCATGTTCTCGCGCAGCGGCCCTGTCTCGGTCGACGCTCTCAAACGCGGCGTCCAGACCCTGCACCATCGCGGGCCCGACGGCCAGCGGCACTGGGTCGCCCCGCATGGCCGGGTCGCGCTGGGGCACGCGCGCTTGAGCATTATCGACCTGGCCGGCGGCGATCAGCCGATCGCCAATGAAGACGAGCGGCTGCACATCGTCGTCAACGGCGAGTTTTACGACTACGAGCGCATCCAGCGCGAACTGGTCGGCCGCGGTCACAAGCTGCGCACGCATTCCGACAGCGAGATCGCGCTGCACCTCTACGAGGATTACGGCACCAAGGCCTTGCAGGAGCTGCGTGGGGAATTCGCGATCGTCCTGTGGGACGAGGCCAACGGCACCTTGATGGCCGTGCGCGATCGATTTGGCGTCAAGCCACTCTACTACGCACAGGTCGGCGACACGCTGTACTTCGCCTCGGAAGCCAAGGCGCTGTTTGCCGCCGGCGTGCCAGCCCGCTGGGATCATGAGTCGTTCTTCCAGATCTCGCACGTTTATTTCGACCAGGACCGGTCGTTGTTCGATGGCGTCCGGCAGGTGCCGCCCGGCTGTTACCTGTTGGCCACGCAGCAGCACACGCAGATCGTGCGCTATTGGGACTTCGACTACCCGCGCGCGGACGAGTCCCGCCCGGCGCGCAGCGACGCCGAGTACGTCGAAGAGATGCGCAGCGTGCTCAACGAAGCGGTGCGCATCCGCCTGCGGGCCGACGTGCCGGTGGGTTGCTACCTCAGCGGCGGGCTCGATAGCTGCTCGCTTCTGGGCATCGCCGCCGCGCACCGCACGGACCCGATCGAGGCCTTTACGCTGTGCTTCGACGTCGATTCGTACAACGAGGAATTCGTTGCCAAGGAAATGGCCGAGCACGCGCACGCCAATTTCCATCCGCTGCCGATCAAGCAAACCCAATTGGCGGACAACTTCTCGGACGCGATCTGGCACAGCGAGACCTTGACCGCCAATCCGCACGGCGTGGCTAAGTTCTTGCTCAGCCAGATGGTGCGCGATCATGGCTTCAAGGTCGTGCTCACCGGCGAGGGCTCGGACGAGATCCTCGGCGGCTATGCCCACTTCCGCCGCGACATGCTCCTTTACAATTCGGCCGGCCAGGATCCGGGCGAGGTCCAGCGGCTGCTGGCCGAGCTGGCCGAAAACAACGAAGTCTCGCGCGGCGTGCTCCTGCCCAGCGGCGAACCGCTGCCGATGGACAGCGTGCGCCGCACGCTGGGCTTCGTGCCGTCGTGGCTGGAAGTCCGATCATCGAACGCCGTGCGGTACCGGCGCCTGCTGCGCCCCGAGTTCCTGGCCGAGTTCGCCGAGCGCGACCCGTTCCGCGTCTTTTTGAATCGCTTTGATGTCGAAGGGCAGCTCAGCGGCCGCGAGCCGGTCAATCAGTCGCTGTATCTGTGGACCAAGACGATGCTGGCCAATTATCTTTTGAACATGCTGGGCGACCGCATGGAGATGGCCCATTCGATCGAAGGACGCGTGCCCTTTCTCGATCACAAAGTGGTCGAACTGGTGCGTGACCTGCCCGTCTCGATGAAGATCCGCGGCATGACCGAAAAGTACGTGCTTCGCGAGGCGGCCAAGCCGTACATCACCAGCACGGTCTACCAGCGTCAGAAGCATCCGTTCCTCGCCCCGCCCTCCGGCCTGGAACAGACCGGCCGCTTGAGCCAATTGATGCAAGACACGCTGCGTGGCCCGGCGCTACAGTCGCAGCCGTTTTACGAACCGGCGGCCGTGCTGGGCGTGCTCGACCGGATGCCGACCCTGGACGACCAGAAACGTAGCGGCGCGAGTTACTTGCTGACGCACGTTTTGAGCGCTTGCGTGCTGCAGGAAAGGTACAAACTATAA